A genomic region of Nostoc sp. UHCC 0702 contains the following coding sequences:
- a CDS encoding CHAT domain-containing protein: protein MHKKQHRWRSRKARFFYGSQVRSLILAVVLFLSSVGGVLVTSDVWASTAIVQTQKEPLQLVEQGKLLYQNREFESALGVWLQVAAAFAARGDKLNQAMALSNLSLTAQQLGKWEQAKQAIATSLNILQTQPKSPAQQQILGSTLDIQGKLQLAVGESGAALTTWQQAAKIYQNLGNQNGAIKSQINQAQAMQDLGLYPRACKTLLKTLELENQNCEITKEQLQTLQQRNSSSLQILALRSLGNVLRVVNQLEQSQMALLTAEQLAQQSGDSENLAATYLSLGNTSLAFANRSLLRDTTEEENILPLSCGHKRITEQAKTYYNNAFDFYQKTVDISTLPIATLQAQLNRLRGLLYLHQQPTSQDLTSIKSTLETLTPSRVSIYARVNFAESLHCVNQGIKAQAKSVSSPDETVQLLNTAIQQAKAIKDQRAESYALGHLGQLYEQAQQWEIAKKYTESALKLTQIINTRDITYQWYWQLGRILLAQKNFPEAVAAYTDAVTILKSLRSDLVALNPDIQFDFRDQVEPVYRQLVTLLLQPERPSAENLKQARNVIEALQLAELDNFFRDACIIAQPTEIDEIVDNANSPTAVIYPIILADRLEVIVKLPRQKQLTHYRTYIAKTEVESTLEKLRQNLEQRYTFREREILSQEVYNWLIKPAEKELAQNKIKTLVFVLDGSLRNIPIAALYDGKQYLVEKYSVALSPGLQLIEPKQQKQKFEAFTGGLTEPRFGFSPLPNVANELQEIKSVIPTRQLLNQTFTSTTIEKQISSDSFAIVHLATHGKFSSQLEDTFILAWNGKINAKQLREVLQFREDTRGSRVGALKPIELLVLSACETATGDKRAALGLAGMAVRSGARSTLASLWQVDDQSTSILMAEFYRQLKNNPIITKAEALRRAQESILKQYKEHPFYWAPYVLVGNWL from the coding sequence ATGCATAAAAAACAGCACAGATGGCGATCGCGCAAAGCCAGGTTTTTCTATGGTAGTCAAGTGCGATCGCTCATTTTAGCAGTGGTGTTATTTTTATCCTCCGTGGGAGGAGTCTTAGTTACTAGTGATGTTTGGGCGTCAACTGCGATTGTCCAAACTCAAAAAGAGCCTTTGCAGTTGGTAGAACAAGGGAAATTGCTTTACCAAAATAGAGAATTTGAGTCAGCCCTGGGGGTTTGGTTACAGGTTGCCGCAGCTTTTGCCGCGCGAGGTGATAAACTTAACCAAGCTATGGCCTTGAGCAATCTTTCCCTAACAGCTCAACAACTTGGAAAGTGGGAGCAAGCAAAACAAGCGATCGCTACCAGCTTAAATATTCTGCAAACACAGCCAAAATCACCAGCACAACAGCAAATCCTCGGTTCCACATTGGACATCCAAGGAAAGTTGCAACTAGCAGTGGGAGAATCAGGAGCAGCCTTAACAACTTGGCAACAAGCAGCTAAAATTTATCAAAATCTTGGTAATCAAAATGGTGCAATTAAAAGCCAGATTAACCAAGCTCAAGCCATGCAAGATTTGGGTCTTTACCCAAGGGCTTGTAAAACTTTACTCAAAACTTTAGAGCTTGAAAATCAAAACTGCGAAATCACAAAAGAACAATTGCAAACCTTGCAACAAAGAAATTCCTCATCTTTACAAATCTTGGCTTTGCGTAGTCTCGGTAATGTTTTGCGAGTTGTAAATCAACTCGAACAATCACAGATGGCGTTATTGACAGCTGAGCAATTAGCTCAACAATCAGGCGATTCGGAAAATTTGGCTGCTACTTATCTCAGTTTAGGTAATACATCTCTCGCCTTTGCCAATAGAAGTTTATTACGAGACACCACAGAAGAAGAGAATATTTTGCCTTTGTCTTGTGGACATAAACGCATCACAGAGCAAGCCAAAACTTACTACAACAATGCATTTGATTTTTATCAAAAAACTGTAGATATTTCTACTTTACCTATTGCTACATTACAAGCACAACTTAATCGTTTAAGAGGTTTGCTATATCTACATCAACAGCCAACATCCCAAGACTTGACCTCGATCAAGTCTACATTGGAAACTCTCACTCCCAGTCGAGTTTCTATCTACGCCAGAGTTAACTTTGCTGAAAGTTTACACTGTGTTAATCAAGGCATAAAAGCACAAGCAAAATCAGTTTCCAGCCCAGATGAAACCGTCCAATTGCTAAACACAGCTATTCAACAAGCCAAAGCTATCAAAGACCAAAGAGCCGAATCATATGCATTGGGTCATCTTGGTCAACTATACGAACAAGCCCAACAATGGGAAATAGCTAAAAAATATACTGAATCAGCTTTAAAGCTTACCCAGATAATTAATACAAGAGATATTACTTATCAATGGTACTGGCAATTAGGTCGTATACTTTTAGCTCAGAAAAACTTTCCAGAAGCCGTAGCAGCATACACTGATGCTGTAACCATTCTTAAATCTTTACGTAGTGATTTAGTAGCTCTCAATCCCGATATCCAATTTGACTTTCGAGATCAAGTAGAACCAGTATATCGGCAGCTAGTAACTTTATTGCTGCAACCAGAAAGACCTAGTGCTGAAAATTTAAAACAGGCTCGAAACGTAATTGAAGCTTTACAATTGGCTGAATTAGATAACTTTTTTCGAGATGCTTGTATAATTGCCCAGCCAACAGAGATTGATGAAATTGTAGATAATGCCAATTCACCAACAGCAGTCATCTATCCAATTATTTTGGCAGACAGACTAGAGGTAATTGTGAAATTACCCCGGCAAAAACAACTGACTCATTACAGAACTTATATAGCGAAAACTGAAGTAGAAAGCACTTTAGAAAAACTGCGGCAAAATTTAGAACAACGTTATACTTTTCGTGAGCGCGAAATTCTTTCTCAAGAAGTATATAACTGGTTAATCAAACCTGCCGAAAAAGAATTAGCACAAAACAAGATAAAAACATTAGTTTTTGTGCTGGATGGCTCTTTACGTAACATTCCTATAGCAGCCCTCTATGACGGTAAGCAGTATCTAGTAGAAAAGTACAGCGTTGCTTTATCTCCTGGTTTACAACTAATAGAACCAAAACAACAAAAACAAAAATTTGAAGCGTTCACAGGAGGACTTACTGAACCGCGCTTTGGTTTTAGTCCTTTACCTAATGTAGCCAATGAATTACAAGAAATTAAATCTGTGATTCCTACTAGACAATTGCTCAATCAAACTTTCACTAGTACAACCATCGAAAAGCAAATTAGTTCTGATTCATTTGCTATTGTACATTTGGCAACTCACGGTAAATTTAGTTCCCAACTGGAAGATACATTTATTCTGGCGTGGAATGGCAAGATTAATGCCAAGCAACTGCGTGAGGTACTGCAATTCAGAGAGGATACTAGAGGGTCACGAGTGGGAGCCTTAAAGCCAATAGAATTACTCGTTTTGAGCGCTTGTGAAACGGCTACTGGAGATAAACGAGCGGCTTTGGGATTAGCTGGAATGGCGGTGCGTTCAGGGGCCCGTAGTACTCTCGCTTCTTTATGGCAAGTAGATGATCAATCTACATCCATTCTCATGGCTGAATTCTATCGACAGTTAAAAAACAATCCAATTATCACTAAAGCAGAAGCTCTACGGCGCGCCCAAGAGTCTATTTTGAAGCAGTATAAAGAACATCCATTTTATTGGGCGCCTTACGTTTTAGTAGGTAATTGGCTTTAG
- a CDS encoding filamentous hemagglutinin N-terminal domain-containing protein: protein MMQHPKRSLLFQTLPLGINLVWALLSGIAAYPTKAQITPDTSLGDNNSVVVQDTLYNNPIDRINGGAIQGTNLFHSFQEFNIGEGARAYFTNPGGITNILTRVTGSNPSNILGTLGVLGNANLFLINPHGIVFGPNARLDVGGSFVASSADSILFDNGLEFSATNPQAPLLTVNIPVALQLRQNSASIVNQSSAVLALQPGNTLALVGGDVILDGGSLQVSGGRIELGGLTDAGTVNLNIQESQGVQQLTSLSFPDGVERADISLSQEAVVNVAAGGGGSIVLNGRNVDIVGGSRLLAGISQGNGSPGTQAGDIEINATDQVVFSGVSANNAISGAFNQVESGGQGNSGDINIQAGSFEVSDGAQLNASTTGTGNAGTIRITATNQAVIDGQSVYGQVSSLLSQVRENASGNSGGIEINAGSVEITNGGLLDTNTLGTGDSGKIRITATGEVVFDGESRYNNLSAALSQVGENSVGNSGGIEISAGSVALTNGAQLNATNLGTGDAGKIQITATGQVIFDGQSNYGYLSSAFSQVGQNAVGNSGGIEISAGSVAVTNGGQLSANTLGRGNAGKIQITATDQVIFDGQAPLYGNLSSAFSQVGQGAVGDSGGIEINAGSVEILNGAQLSATTLGTGNAGKIQITATDQVVFDGESPSGSLSALISQVFNDAVGDSGGIEINAGSVAVTNGAQLTANTLGRGNAGPIKITARDNVVFDGESEAGFLSSAFSQVRPGVIGNSGGIEINAGNVEITNGALLDASTLGTGNAGAIKITGREKVVFDGESSNGNGSAAISQVTSQAVGNSGGIEINTGTLEVTKGAQLTTTTLGQGNSGIIQVNASNSVVFDGESQNGSRTSSAISQVAANATGNSAGININTSTLAVTNGALLDTSTIGTGNAGKIQINAREKVVFDGESSTGIGSFANSQVAAGAGGEAGGIEINTGSLEVTNGAQLNTTTLGQGNSGVIQITANNNVVFDGESQNGSRSSAATSEVGYQAEGDSQGIQIYTPSLKISNSAFISANTNGNGNAGDIEVTANNIEISSSGQIRTNTSGSSKAGNITLNAQNSITLTDLGTAILAQTENTSTSAGGNIFVIGSPEIVLIQNGAELSVNSKGSGTGGDIFLEANSLTLDQGTIAAETAKERGGSINLQVADLLLMQNDSKITTNAGTQSEPGAIGTGGDIAINTQFLVAFPSKPNGSDITANATFGDGGRVDITATGIYGIEFQDKPRDLLNDITASSEFGGNPGVVNINQPIDPSRNLVEVTANVVDPNDQIAQNPCRKGVGSEFTITGRGGLPPSPNEDLSQEATQVGLVEPVPSVSNVNPVQKISANYDSPSQIVPAQGWVFNNQGQVVLTADNPNAIKIQRLPQNLSSCAAR from the coding sequence ATGATGCAACATCCCAAGCGATCGCTTTTATTTCAAACTTTACCTCTAGGGATTAATCTTGTATGGGCTTTGTTATCTGGTATCGCTGCCTATCCGACAAAAGCACAAATCACACCCGATACAAGTTTAGGCGATAACAATTCAGTTGTAGTACAAGACACTCTTTACAACAATCCTATTGACCGGATTAATGGAGGAGCAATTCAAGGAACTAACTTATTTCACAGCTTCCAGGAATTTAATATTGGTGAAGGCGCAAGAGCTTATTTTACAAATCCTGGCGGCATTACGAATATTTTGACTAGAGTCACAGGCAGTAATCCCTCGAATATTTTAGGAACTTTGGGGGTTTTGGGTAATGCCAATTTGTTTTTGATTAATCCGCATGGAATTGTCTTTGGCCCCAATGCTCGTTTAGATGTAGGAGGTTCCTTTGTAGCTTCTAGTGCAGATAGCATACTGTTTGATAACGGGTTAGAGTTTAGCGCCACAAACCCGCAAGCACCACTGTTAACAGTAAATATTCCTGTAGCATTGCAATTGAGGCAGAATTCCGCAAGTATTGTCAATCAATCATCTGCTGTTCTAGCGTTGCAACCAGGAAACACCTTAGCACTGGTGGGTGGTGATGTCATCCTTGATGGTGGCAGCTTGCAGGTATCAGGCGGTCGCATTGAGCTAGGAGGATTAACTGATGCAGGAACAGTTAATCTAAATATCCAAGAGTCCCAAGGAGTACAACAGCTGACTTCTTTAAGTTTTCCAGATGGTGTTGAACGAGCTGATATATCTTTGTCCCAAGAAGCAGTTGTGAATGTTGCGGCTGGTGGTGGCGGCAGTATAGTACTCAACGGTCGTAATGTAGATATTGTGGGAGGAAGTCGGTTATTAGCTGGAATCAGCCAAGGTAATGGTTCACCTGGAACTCAGGCGGGAGACATCGAAATCAATGCCACAGATCAGGTGGTCTTTAGTGGAGTATCTGCCAACAACGCCATCAGTGGAGCATTCAATCAAGTAGAATCAGGAGGGCAAGGCAACTCTGGTGATATCAACATTCAGGCTGGTTCTTTTGAAGTCAGTGATGGCGCTCAATTGAATGCTAGCACCACAGGCACAGGAAATGCAGGCACCATTAGAATCACAGCTACTAATCAGGCGGTGATTGATGGGCAATCTGTTTATGGGCAAGTTAGCTCATTATTGAGCCAAGTTAGAGAAAATGCCTCAGGCAATTCCGGCGGTATTGAGATTAATGCAGGAAGCGTTGAGATCACCAACGGAGGTTTGCTAGATACCAATACTTTAGGTACAGGAGATTCCGGTAAAATTCGCATTACTGCTACAGGTGAAGTGGTATTTGATGGCGAATCTCGTTACAACAATCTCAGTGCAGCACTCAGCCAAGTAGGAGAGAACTCCGTCGGCAATTCCGGCGGTATCGAAATTAGCGCCGGAAGTGTTGCACTGACAAATGGCGCTCAACTCAATGCTACTAATTTAGGAACTGGGGACGCTGGCAAGATTCAAATTACTGCCACAGGTCAGGTAATATTTGATGGGCAATCAAATTACGGTTACTTAAGTTCTGCATTCAGCCAAGTGGGACAAAACGCCGTTGGTAATTCCGGTGGAATCGAGATTAGTGCCGGAAGCGTTGCAGTCACCAATGGCGGTCAATTGAGTGCTAATACTTTGGGAAGAGGAAATGCAGGCAAAATCCAAATTACTGCCACTGATCAGGTAATATTTGATGGACAAGCTCCTTTGTATGGAAACCTGAGTTCTGCATTTAGCCAAGTTGGACAAGGAGCCGTAGGCGATTCCGGCGGCATAGAAATTAATGCAGGTAGTGTTGAGATCCTCAATGGCGCTCAACTGAGTGCTACAACGTTGGGAACGGGAAATGCAGGCAAGATCCAAATTACCGCCACTGATCAGGTAGTTTTTGACGGGGAATCTCCTTCTGGATCTTTGAGTGCTTTAATCAGCCAAGTATTCAATGATGCTGTGGGCGACTCCGGGGGAATTGAAATTAACGCGGGTAGCGTTGCAGTGACTAATGGCGCTCAGTTAACAGCGAATACTCTTGGCAGAGGAAATGCAGGCCCCATTAAAATTACTGCTCGTGACAATGTTGTTTTTGATGGGGAATCTGAAGCAGGCTTTTTGAGTTCTGCATTCAGCCAAGTTAGACCAGGAGTTATAGGCAACTCCGGTGGAATTGAAATTAACGCAGGCAATGTGGAAATTACCAATGGAGCGCTTCTGGATGCCAGTACATTAGGAACAGGCAACGCTGGCGCAATTAAAATTACTGGTCGTGAGAAAGTAGTTTTTGATGGTGAATCGAGCAATGGCAATGGCAGTGCAGCAATTAGCCAAGTAACTTCCCAAGCTGTGGGTAACTCAGGAGGAATTGAGATTAACACGGGTACTCTGGAGGTGACTAAAGGCGCTCAACTAACTACTACTACTCTTGGACAAGGAAATTCGGGCATCATCCAAGTTAATGCTAGCAATAGTGTAGTCTTTGACGGGGAATCTCAAAATGGCTCCCGTACTTCTAGTGCCATCAGCCAAGTAGCAGCAAACGCTACAGGTAATTCAGCAGGTATCAATATTAATACAAGTACCCTTGCAGTCACCAATGGCGCTTTACTAGATACCAGCACAATAGGCACGGGTAATGCTGGTAAGATTCAAATTAATGCTCGTGAAAAAGTAGTTTTTGATGGTGAATCAAGCACAGGAATTGGCAGCTTTGCCAACAGTCAAGTAGCTGCTGGAGCCGGGGGCGAAGCAGGAGGGATTGAGATTAATACAGGTAGTCTAGAGGTGACTAATGGCGCTCAACTGAATACCACGACATTAGGTCAGGGAAACTCAGGTGTGATTCAAATAACTGCCAACAATAATGTGGTCTTTGACGGCGAATCTCAAAATGGCTCCCGCAGTTCTGCTGCAACTAGTGAAGTGGGATATCAAGCAGAAGGTGATTCACAAGGAATTCAAATCTATACTCCTAGCTTGAAGATAAGTAATAGTGCTTTTATCAGTGCCAATACTAATGGCAATGGCAATGCTGGTGATATTGAAGTTACAGCTAACAATATTGAAATCTCCAGTTCTGGACAAATCCGCACTAACACTTCAGGTAGTTCCAAAGCAGGCAATATCACACTGAACGCACAAAACAGCATTACTCTAACAGACTTGGGAACTGCAATCTTAGCTCAGACTGAAAATACTTCCACCAGTGCCGGCGGTAATATCTTCGTGATTGGCTCTCCTGAAATTGTCTTGATTCAAAATGGTGCGGAACTTTCTGTGAATAGCAAAGGAAGCGGTACAGGAGGCGATATATTTCTAGAAGCCAATTCTCTGACTTTAGATCAGGGAACGATCGCAGCTGAAACCGCCAAAGAAAGAGGTGGCAGTATTAATTTACAGGTAGCAGATTTATTACTAATGCAAAACGATAGCAAAATCACTACCAATGCAGGTACTCAAAGCGAACCGGGAGCAATTGGTACTGGCGGTGACATTGCTATTAACACTCAATTTCTAGTTGCATTCCCCTCAAAACCAAATGGTAGCGACATCACCGCCAATGCAACTTTTGGTGACGGTGGTCGTGTTGATATCACAGCTACCGGTATTTATGGCATTGAATTTCAAGACAAGCCCAGAGATTTGTTAAATGACATCACTGCAAGTTCAGAGTTTGGTGGCAACCCAGGAGTGGTGAACATTAATCAACCGATTGATCCCAGTCGAAATTTAGTAGAAGTAACTGCAAATGTTGTTGATCCCAATGACCAAATCGCCCAAAATCCCTGTCGCAAAGGAGTTGGTAGTGAATTTACTATTACAGGACGTGGTGGTTTACCTCCCAGTCCCAACGAAGATTTGAGCCAAGAAGCCACTCAAGTTGGTTTAGTTGAACCAGTCCCAAGCGTCAGTAATGTTAACCCAGTGCAGAAAATTTCTGCAAATTATGATTCCCCCTCACAAATTGTACCGGCTCAAGGATGGGTATTCAACAATCAAGGTCAAGTAGTTCTGACCGCTGACAATCCCAACGCCATCAAAATCCAGCGCCTACCGCAAAATTTAAGTAGTTGTGCTGCACGATGA
- a CDS encoding ShlB/FhaC/HecB family hemolysin secretion/activation protein, whose protein sequence is MLVAFYKGSALANVLPDGLHSADNSNFRFNVKSNRQSVDRIKNVAVLKTLLLTNKSQPRQSQALTTDSSKSILSQVLDSQPPKQPTLTPQLQPKPNLEFPSQTFPSSEERFDLPQGIIVSKFEFDGNTAFSDKKLTEVTAPFTNRTLTFAELLQVEATITKLYTDAGYLNCGAVIPAGQILSQQGSVVKIQIIEGGLEEIAVTGTRRLNSNYIRSRLALATAKPLNQKRLLSALQLLQLNPLIKNISAELSAGSRPELSLLTVKVIEADSFNTEFFIDNGRAPSVGSLRRGVRINQGNLFGFGDALNLEYINTDGSNGFDFRYNIPINPRNGTLTLRGGLTNTEVVEPPFDRIDIIGNSNYFELGLRQPLILSPNREFALGLSALRQESKSELLGSGFPLSAGANAQGETRIFVLQFFQEYQQRNSQQALALRSQFNLGLDLFNATVNDEPPDTRFFAWRGQGQYVQLLAPQTLLVIRSDLQLSTRALVPLEQFGLGGLRSVRGYRQDILLTDNGFLTSAELQLPVLRVENIKGVLQVVPFIDFGVGWNSSGNADPNPNTLLGMGLGLQWQMSDRFNARLDYGVPLTDIQDRNRTLQEDGIYFSIVANPF, encoded by the coding sequence ATGTTAGTTGCCTTCTACAAGGGTAGCGCTTTAGCTAATGTCTTGCCTGATGGCTTACATAGTGCTGACAATTCAAACTTTCGTTTCAACGTTAAAAGTAACAGACAGTCTGTTGACAGAATTAAAAATGTAGCGGTGCTAAAAACTCTCCTGTTGACGAATAAATCTCAACCTCGCCAGTCCCAAGCACTAACAACAGACTCATCAAAGTCGATTTTGTCTCAGGTTCTCGACTCACAACCACCAAAACAGCCAACTCTTACCCCGCAGCTACAACCAAAACCTAACCTTGAGTTTCCTTCTCAAACATTTCCCTCTTCTGAAGAACGCTTTGACCTTCCTCAAGGTATCATCGTTAGCAAATTCGAGTTTGATGGAAACACGGCATTCAGCGACAAAAAGTTAACCGAAGTAACTGCCCCATTTACGAACCGAACACTAACTTTTGCAGAATTACTACAAGTTGAGGCTACTATAACTAAACTCTACACCGATGCCGGTTATCTCAATTGCGGTGCGGTGATTCCAGCTGGTCAAATTTTATCTCAACAGGGATCTGTCGTCAAAATCCAGATTATTGAAGGAGGACTAGAAGAAATTGCGGTGACGGGTACACGAAGGTTGAACTCGAACTACATCCGCAGCAGATTAGCCCTAGCCACTGCTAAACCCTTAAATCAAAAGCGCTTGCTGTCAGCTTTGCAACTGTTGCAACTCAACCCCTTGATTAAGAATATATCAGCCGAATTGTCTGCTGGGTCGCGTCCTGAATTAAGCTTACTGACAGTCAAGGTAATAGAAGCCGACTCCTTTAATACAGAATTTTTTATAGACAATGGTCGTGCGCCTAGTGTTGGCAGCTTACGCCGTGGTGTCCGCATTAACCAAGGAAATTTATTCGGCTTTGGAGATGCCTTGAATCTAGAATATATCAATACTGATGGTAGTAACGGCTTTGATTTTCGCTACAACATACCTATTAATCCTCGTAATGGCACACTTACCCTCAGAGGGGGATTGACAAATACCGAAGTTGTCGAACCACCCTTTGACCGCATAGATATCATTGGTAATTCCAATTATTTCGAGTTAGGCTTGCGCCAGCCTTTAATTTTATCTCCCAACAGAGAATTTGCTTTGGGTCTATCTGCATTAAGACAAGAAAGCAAATCTGAACTTTTGGGTAGTGGTTTTCCCCTTTCAGCCGGTGCAAACGCACAGGGAGAAACCCGCATCTTTGTTTTACAATTCTTCCAAGAATATCAGCAGCGGAACTCGCAACAAGCCTTAGCCCTGCGTTCTCAATTTAACCTCGGTTTAGATCTGTTCAATGCTACCGTCAACGATGAACCTCCTGATACTCGGTTTTTTGCTTGGCGGGGGCAAGGGCAATATGTGCAACTATTAGCACCGCAAACTTTACTCGTGATACGTTCTGATTTGCAATTGTCAACTCGTGCGCTTGTGCCTTTAGAGCAATTTGGGCTGGGGGGTCTGCGTAGTGTCCGGGGATATCGGCAGGATATTCTCTTGACAGATAACGGCTTTTTGACATCAGCAGAATTGCAATTACCAGTACTGCGGGTAGAAAACATCAAAGGAGTTTTGCAAGTAGTGCCATTTATTGATTTTGGTGTGGGTTGGAATAGTTCAGGCAATGCAGACCCAAATCCTAACACCTTGTTGGGGATGGGACTGGGATTACAGTGGCAAATGAGCGATCGCTTCAATGCTCGTCTTGATTATGGTGTGCCATTGACAGATATTCAAGACAGAAACAGAACTTTGCAAGAAGACGGTATTTATTTTTCAATAGTGGCAAATCCTTTCTAA
- a CDS encoding phycobilisome linker polypeptide — MAITTAASRLGTTAFSDIQPIELRPNWTLEDAKAVINAVYRQLLGNDHLMAAERLISLESLLYNGQISVREFVRAVAKSELYKTKFFYPHFQTRVIELNFKHLLGRAPYDESEVISHLDRYQNQGFEADIDSYIDSAEYEVNFGDSIVPYYRGFSTQTGQKTVGFTRMFRLYRGYASSDRSQLEGSSPRLAAELAKNSTSAVIAPSGSTDGFAYRPSKQGVMPNRTFGRSSQGSSDRLYRIEVAGISLPRYPWVRRSNREFIVPYEQLSNTLQQINKQGGKVASVTIAQ, encoded by the coding sequence ATGGCAATTACAACTGCGGCTTCCCGTCTTGGAACTACTGCCTTTAGCGACATTCAACCAATTGAACTGCGACCAAACTGGACGCTAGAAGATGCCAAAGCTGTGATTAATGCGGTTTACCGACAGCTATTGGGTAACGATCATCTCATGGCAGCAGAACGTCTTATCAGTCTTGAGTCTCTGCTTTACAACGGTCAAATATCAGTGCGTGAGTTTGTCCGGGCCGTTGCCAAGTCTGAGTTATATAAAACCAAGTTTTTTTATCCACATTTCCAAACACGAGTGATTGAATTGAACTTTAAGCACTTGTTAGGACGTGCGCCCTATGATGAGTCTGAAGTGATTTCGCATCTAGACCGCTATCAAAATCAGGGATTTGAAGCAGACATTGATTCTTATATTGACTCTGCTGAATACGAAGTTAACTTTGGTGATTCTATTGTCCCTTACTATCGCGGGTTTTCAACTCAAACAGGTCAAAAAACCGTAGGATTTACCCGGATGTTTCGTCTTTATCGGGGCTATGCAAGTAGCGATCGCTCACAATTGGAAGGAAGCAGTCCCCGCTTAGCGGCTGAACTGGCTAAAAATAGTACTTCTGCGGTGATTGCTCCTTCTGGTAGTACTGATGGTTTTGCTTATCGCCCCTCTAAACAAGGCGTGATGCCTAACCGTACCTTTGGCAGATCTTCACAAGGCTCATCCGATCGTCTCTACCGCATCGAAGTAGCGGGAATCTCTCTGCCGAGATATCCTTGGGTTCGCCGCAGCAATAGAGAGTTCATCGTTCCCTACGAACAGTTATCTAACACCCTGCAACAGATTAATAAGCAGGGAGGCAAAGTAGCAAGTGTGACAATTGCACAATAA
- a CDS encoding transposase encodes MRFTKLNYCQYLLSSQINYTVTNLAEHLDQISHDKINRYLKNEKLTPRLLWDNVKDIVQVSDTAYLVFDDTVLDKRYATEIETSKRQYSGNQHGVIQGIGLINCIYVNHEEGKFWVVDYRIYDPDSDGKTKIDHVTEMLQNLVYHKVLPFQAVLMDSWYATNKLMLYIDGLGKYYYCPLKRNRLVDDTNCLENYKRIESLSWNEEELISGKIIKIKKFPQAKKVKLFRVTVSTDRTDFIATNDLSQDSTDVVQKVCKVRWKIEEFHRELKQLTGIESCQCRKGRIQRNHIACAILVWLRLKNLAYITGQTIYQIKHGLLSNYLVQQLKRPAVPMFIA; translated from the coding sequence ATGAGATTTACTAAACTTAACTATTGCCAATACTTGTTGAGCAGTCAGATTAATTATACAGTCACGAATTTGGCAGAGCATTTAGATCAGATCAGTCATGATAAAATTAACCGTTATCTCAAAAATGAAAAGTTAACACCTCGTTTGCTTTGGGATAATGTTAAAGATATCGTCCAAGTGAGTGATACTGCATATCTAGTTTTTGATGACACGGTGCTGGATAAACGATACGCCACAGAAATAGAGACAAGTAAACGACAATATAGTGGCAACCAACATGGTGTAATCCAGGGTATCGGCTTAATAAATTGTATATATGTCAATCATGAAGAAGGAAAATTTTGGGTGGTTGACTATCGTATTTATGACCCAGACTCAGATGGTAAAACTAAAATAGACCATGTAACAGAAATGCTGCAAAACCTTGTATATCATAAGGTTTTACCATTCCAAGCTGTGTTAATGGACAGTTGGTATGCCACAAATAAATTAATGTTATACATTGATGGCTTAGGAAAATATTATTATTGTCCTTTGAAACGTAATCGACTTGTAGATGATACTAATTGTCTTGAAAATTATAAAAGGATTGAATCATTATCTTGGAATGAGGAGGAGTTGATATCAGGTAAAATAATAAAAATAAAAAAGTTTCCTCAAGCTAAAAAAGTGAAACTATTCCGAGTAACTGTCTCGACCGACAGAACGGATTTTATCGCTACAAACGATTTATCTCAAGATTCTACGGATGTTGTACAAAAAGTGTGTAAGGTTCGATGGAAAATTGAAGAGTTTCACCGCGAATTAAAGCAATTGACTGGCATTGAATCATGTCAATGCCGTAAGGGTCGTATTCAAAGAAATCATATCGCCTGCGCTATTTTAGTCTGGCTTCGGCTCAAAAATTTAGCTTATATAACTGGTCAAACAATTTATCAAATTAAGCATGGACTACTATCTAATTATTTAGTTCAGCAACTAAAACGTCCGGCTGTTCCTATGTTTATCGCGTAG
- a CDS encoding phycobilisome linker polypeptide, whose protein sequence is MLGQSALTRASDSTSDNRIFVYEVEGLRQNQETEKNNYQIRNSSTVLIQVPYNRMNEQMRRISRLGGKIISIRPL, encoded by the coding sequence ATGCTTGGACAATCTGCATTAACGAGAGCTTCTGACTCAACTTCAGATAACCGTATCTTTGTTTATGAAGTGGAAGGATTACGGCAGAATCAGGAAACTGAGAAAAATAACTATCAAATTCGCAATAGCAGCACAGTTCTGATTCAAGTGCCTTACAACCGCATGAATGAGCAGATGCGTCGCATTAGCCGCTTAGGAGGCAAAATTATCAGCATCCGTCCTCTGTAA